The Solanum lycopersicum chromosome 8, SLM_r2.1 DNA segment TAACTTGTTTCTTTAATTGTCTAAGCTAATTAAATTACATTCTTAATTAGAATCTAGGTTTAGTAGCTAATTGAATTAtcaatgaattttactttttatttcttttcattaaaattctaaataaaacttaaatgtaattatttaatttaaagttaataaaaaaattctaaactaTTTCTATAAAGCTGccaaaaacaaacaaaagaacACCTCGTTGATTCTGCTTCCATTATTCATGTCTCGTTATTGTTGTCATTACCATAGATTAGTGAAAGCTTGAGCCTTGAAACGtaaaaatgatttcattttaagcttaatccccccccccccccccccctctttttttttttttgcttagtTCGTTTACTTTATATCAAATTAGACACAAATATTAAAGCTAATAATATGCagtttgatatttaaaattttggaacatTGATTCgtaaagaaaaagtaatatacattttatgtagttcaattttaatttttagcaaTGCATCCATTCATCGGAAAAAAATTGCTTATGTAAGACTTGGACACCCTTGATAAAATTTCTAGCTTCgccactatatatatatatatacacacacacacacacacacacacacaaaacaCCCATGATAGGTGGTGAGAGTCCGACATTTTTATTTCCATTTTCTCTCACCTTCCTTATGAAGGATTGAACTTTTCTATCAAGTTGTCCTAACAAGTTATGTCATTAGGGGTAAAATGGGATTCTAAGATTAAATaacttccaaaaaaaataagattcaTCTTTTTTGATAATGTGTCACATAAAGTGAGTAAGAAAGAGTATTATATAGAAGTTCTTCTTGAATGATTGTGATCCTTACTGTGGGGATTAACTGCTATTCTTGTACTGAAATCACATTACTCTAGATTTTGTCATAAAAGGATACTCATGTCTTGCAACATTAGTTgccaaagaaaatttaaaatatatgactttCCAAAATTCAGATAGGTTGTTAATCCCATTAAAGTAGTTAAGAGAAGCCAACACACAAATGGGGTTCCTCTCTTGAATGTACTGACTTAAAGCTTTTCCAATTAGAACTATTCTTTAATTGATTTCTTAGTGAGCATCCGCAAGTCTCCTTAATTATGTCCATACCAGTAGTAGATTGCACTGATTTTAAACCGTCCCCAAATATTGTGTTGGGCTTTATAATGTGATGACAAGCATACCAGAAATCTTGTAATGGGGATCATGATGATGTATTGGGTACTGCTGTTGACCGTCATTCTTAAGAAGCAACTAGGGGTGTCACAAATGAAACCAAACATAGTTAACTTGCCCAACCCGCTCAGAATTTTAAGGGTTGgggctcaagataatttgaattgggttcAATCTCAACCTATTCAAGCTTAACCCTTTTGAAGAGAATTCTCAGTTGAGCCcaattcaatctccaatttcaacccgttttaaaactttttattaagatatcTTCCTATATTGaagatatgaattattatctattttacatcttttaggatttatctatcaatttgttacttttttagcaaaaaatttgaGCGGAAATTCAAATTtctgattataaaagttaaatattaatatgttaagttattgagattaatcgggtcACATTGGGCAGGTCAAGACTTAACCCATTTTTTAGCCCATTTgagcccaaagtaaacttgggcgggtcaagacccaacccgatttctattcaacccattttaatattttcaatttcaatccaACCCACCCATTTGACACCCCTAGAAACAGCCATTAGTTTGTCAAAAGAGAAACTTCACTTTCATCTTATATACCATCcatcataaaataaatgttCTTGATTTTCTTTCCAGAATATCATGTAGATTTTTGCTTGTATTGGACTAATGACTTTGTCTCTTGTAATAATTCATTAAACCAGAGGGCACTTGcttcatacataaaaaaatatgctTGCTCAAATGCAAAGACAGAGGATCTATGGTCTGTACTTCAGGAGGAGTCTGGTGAACCTGTGAACAAGTTGATGAACTCCTGGACAAAGCAACAAGGTTACCCAGTTGTCTCTGTCAAAATAAATGACCAAAAGCTGGAGTGTGAGCAGGTTATCTTGTTTCTAACTTATGAATTCGGTTTTTTTACCACTCGGTCTATTGCAGATTCCCATTACCCAACTCTACTCTTCTCCATACTATGAACTCTTCAAGACTTCTTCTGGGCTTGATAGTACTTGTGTTTCTATgcaacagacacaatttttacTGAGTGGTTCTCATGGTGATGGGCAATGGATAGTTCCGTTAACACTTTGTTGTGGATCTTATGAAGCTCGTAAAAGCTTCTTAATGCAAGAAAAGTCAGAAGCCCTTGATGTGAAGGACTTATTAGGCTCTTCTTCGTCTAATGGAAATCCCTGGATAAAAGTTAATGTGGAGCAGACAGGTTTTTATAGAGTCAAATATGATGATGAGCTGTCAGCTAGACTCCGATATGCCATAGAGAGAAAGGTCTTGTCAACAAATGATAAATATGGTAATTACTGCTTTTTTTGAACTTTATTTGTATTTAACAGTTAAAATCGACTGCTGATGGGATTGTATTTTCCTGAACAGGCATTTTGGATGACTCATATGCCTTATCTATGGCATGTCACCAGTCTTTGTCATCTTTGCTTGCCCTGATGGCTTCTTTCAGGGAGGAGCTCGACTACACTGTTCTGTCAAATCTGATCAGTGTAATTGACTACTTCACAGACCTCTTATAAGTACTAGTGTTGTTCGTCCAAAATTAACTGTTCTCTATCTTCTTGCAGATAAGTTACAAAGTTGCAAGAATTGTAGCTGAGGCTGTTCCTGACTTGCAAAATCACATAAAGTTGTTTTTCATCAATCTCTTCCAGTTTTCTGCAGAGTATGTTACTTCTTTTTTGAAAGTACAGAGCATGTTACTTTATCTTTGTATTTTTGGTCGTCCTCATCCAAAAATGCGCTCATGTGAATTCCGCATAAAATTTCCAAGGGGGGAGAAGACTTGGGCTCTATGGGTGGTGTAAGCAGTTAAGAAAGAGACAAAGGCACATAGTTGGAGTGATTTCTACCAGTGTTATAAACATAGATAGATGAACTTCTAATAGAGAAGCATTTGGAAATAGCAGGAAGCAACAGAAATCATAACCAGATTATGCCTGTTGTGGCTTTCTTGACATTTATAGGTCAACCtatgacaaaaaaatcaatttctatTCTCGGAGACTagttcatgaaaataaagatttaGACCTTCttgcatctttttattttttgtctagTAGCTCTACTGCTAAATTAGTAGGACTTGAGAGCTGTTAATAAACATTGAAATGAATTTAGAGATTTTGTGTAGTTCTAACTAGATATCTTTGCTGACTTatcctaaaaaataaaagaaaaaagatatctTCTGCCAATCATGCCTTTAAAAAGGAATGAATGGGTAATGGTGTTTTACAAATTGGGCATGTTTACTCTATATTCACCACAAAAAGAAGAAGCTTGAGAGAAGAAAAGTTGTCCATGAAGCTGAAAGAGAGGGATTTTAGTCTTGGTCTCCTGGTTGACCATGAAGCTCTTTTTCAGTTTGGCAACAAAAGGTTTGTTTCTAATTGGATATCCCTTTTATTGACAGGAGACTTGGTTGGGATCCTAAAGAAGGGGAAAGCCACCTAGATGCCATGTTGAGAGGGGAACTTCTGAATGCTCTGGCTTCCTTTGGACATGGTGAAACAATAAATGAAGCAGTCAGGCGCTTCCGCATATTTTTAGATGACAGAAACACAGCTGTTCTTCCTCCTGACTTGAGAAAGGTTACAACACTTGTATATATTATAACTCTATTTATTTCTTTACCTTCCACAGATTGTGATCCCTCCTTCCATCTGCAGGCTGTTTATGTAGCTGTGATGCAAAGGGTGAATAAATCAGATAGATCAGGGTTTGAATCTCTTTTAAGAATTTACAGAGAGACTGACCTCAGCCAGGAAAAGACACGAATTTTAGGTGAAGTTATCTATCAATTCATGCCCAGTGTGAAATTAAATGTTTTGGTTATCAGGTGATGGGTATGCTAAACAAATAAGTGCATTTTCTTGTTCTATAGGTTCATTGGCATCTTGCAGGGACCCCGAGATTATACTTGAAGTCCTCAACTTTTTGCTATGTTCTGAGGTATTGAAGATTTTTGGGGTGCACTAGGTTATCTCTCTAGGGAGAGAGgtcatgtattattatttttctgacAAAATGTTTTGAGAGTATTCTATGACTTGGAAATTTCAGGTGAGGAGCCAAGATTGTGTTTACGGTCTTGCAGTTAGCTTTGAAGGCCGTGAAACTGCTTGGAACTGGTTAAAAGTGAGTACACTCCTTTTCCATGAAATATTACATTGCTCGAATTGTTTCTCGAATTACTATTTTCAAATAAGATACCTTGTATTGTGTGGAACTGTAACTTGTAAAGACGTAGCTTAGGAAAAAAGATATCTTGGACAAATTTTACTCGCTCTGTCCCGATTTATGTGGCaaactttcttttttagtttgtcccaatttatgtggcaCACTTTCCTTCTTAGTCTGTCCCAAAAAGAATGCTCCTTTCTATTATTAGAAACAATGCAAGTCTAAAATATCCCTTTTACCTTTGATGAAATTGTTTATAGTCACACACATATCTAAGATTTGTTCTAAAGCACAAATTTCAAAGTCTTCCTTTCTTTATTAAACTTCGTGTCAAGTCAAATGGTGCAACGTAAATTGGGAGGGAGGAGTATTAAACTGTAACTTACAAAGACGTAGGCATTAAGAGTGAGGAATTCACATTGGTACAAATTGAAATGCAACATGTTCTTATAGAATTATCAGCACAAAATGCTGCATTTCATGACTGATAAATTATTCAGGAAGATGAAACAAGGCAAGAcatacattcttttttttttaattaaagacaaGACATACATTCTTGATTCTTTTTTGTCCTAATAAACTGTTTGAATGCAGGAAAACTGGGATCATATCCACAAGACCTTCGGCTCTGGATTTCTATTGACGCGCTTCATCAGTGCAACAGTGTCACCGGTTTGTTTCTGCTCCCTTGCCATCTTTCTTAAGCATTTGCATGCAGTTGTTTACTATTGTAGGACaactttcttccttttttttgtaCTAGTAACTTGGTATTATATCACAACCCTTACTGAAACCTTGAATATATGTTGGACAACTTTTTTCAAAAGCAGCATCTGTTGCCTCTTCTGCCTTGTAATGAAATCACAAGAATGGAAAGCAAATTTATGAGTTACTACTCCATTACATATTATCTTTGATCTTTTGGCTCAATCTTTATTTTCTTCAGTTCTCGTCCTATGAGAAGGCAACAGAAGTTGAAGAGTTCTTTGCTAGCCGTACCAAGCCGTACATTGCAAGGACGTTGAAGCAGAGCATTGAGAGGGTTCACATTAATGCAAACTGGGTTCAGAGCattgaaaaagagaagaatCTCCCCGAGGCAGTGACAGAGCTAGCATACAGGAAATACTgaagttcttttttttgaaCTTAATGCCTCCTTTAGAGTGTCTCTACTTTTTCGTGAATGATAATTATGGTACTTTCTGAACTTGTCTCAgaaaaaaacgaaaaaaaagagGGAGTACTCTGATATCTGCTGTTAATCAAACTATAAGCAATATGTTACATGTTTGATAAATCACTGATGGTTGATATTGAACTGTCTTTCTTCCTGTGCTCCAGATGAGCAACCAGAAATGGCGATATCTCTTAATTGAATAGATGAGCAATTCTGTTGGGAACACAAATTAACTACCTTCATACTATTAATTAAGTCTGGATTGGTTAGCTAGTATGTTTAGGCAGTGTTGATTGCCAAGTCGCCTTTCCATTCTCCCTTTTGTCGCTTGAGAATTTCATATCCTACATCTTGTTTCTTGAtgtatataatgtattttttatatgtgtGAGACAAATATCTTTTGTTGCAATTAGTGGTAGCCCCGGGAAGTGATGATGTTATGCAGATCCAATTGAATGATCTGATGAAGTGCTCCACCTAAATTGCACTAGAGAGGCAAATAGTCAAAGAGGCAATTCATTTAGGCCACTTTGGATCATGGACACCTAGTATGAAGGGAAAAGGTCTGATatatacccttca contains these protein-coding regions:
- the LOC101250430 gene encoding aminopeptidase M1 encodes the protein MEKNYDPFKGQSRLPKFAVPKRYDLKLKPDLVTCKFAGAVDISLDVVSPTKFIVLNAAELSVDPKTVHFKSSNKVFEALEVGLIEEDEILVVEFGESLPVGFGVLSLAFEGTLNDRMKGFYRSTYEHNGEKRNMAVTQFEPADARRCFPCWDEPACKATFKITLEVPSELVALSNMPAEEEKVTGNLKTVHYQESPIMSTYLVAIVVGLFDYVEDQTSDGIPVRVYCQVGKANQGNFALHVAVKTLPLFKEYFGAPYSLPKLDMIAIPDFAAGAMENYGLVTYRETALLYDDKHSAAANKQRVATVVAHELAHQWFGNLVTMEWWTHLWLNEGFATWVSYLATDSLFPEWKIWTQFLEEATEGLRLDGLAESHPIEVDINHAGEIDEIFDAISYRKGASVIRMLQSYLGPESFQRALASYIKKYACSNAKTEDLWSVLQEESGEPVNKLMNSWTKQQGYPVVSVKINDQKLECEQTQFLLSGSHGDGQWIVPLTLCCGSYEARKSFLMQEKSEALDVKDLLGSSSSNGNPWIKVNVEQTGFYRVKYDDELSARLRYAIERKVLSTNDKYGILDDSYALSMACHQSLSSLLALMASFREELDYTVLSNLISISYKVARIVAEAVPDLQNHIKLFFINLFQFSAERLGWDPKEGESHLDAMLRGELLNALASFGHGETINEAVRRFRIFLDDRNTAVLPPDLRKAVYVAVMQRVNKSDRSGFESLLRIYRETDLSQEKTRILGSLASCRDPEIILEVLNFLLCSEVRSQDCVYGLAVSFEGRETAWNWLKENWDHIHKTFGSGFLLTRFISATVSPFSSYEKATEVEEFFASRTKPYIARTLKQSIERVHINANWVQSIEKEKNLPEAVTELAYRKY